The following proteins are co-located in the Abditibacteriaceae bacterium genome:
- a CDS encoding phosphodiester glycosidase family protein codes for MRRWFFPFLLCAGFFLLAAPRFVRWLRQNRSPWNEIARGVEMRRFASIEKGGAANIVAFRVAANRVHIVAGKATDAAGWRVRGKAIVAINGAFFDNDGKSLGVRICDGALRTRLSPAGGGVFQVRRGQAEIVPAKGWQRRRRTTQAVQCSPRLVVGGKLKTFKEQWARRTALGVARDGRVVIAVADGAISFQDWAKIWQSRDGLNCRDALSLDGGGSTQLSVNSARAKLEVGGATDVPDAVIIR; via the coding sequence ATGCGCCGCTGGTTCTTTCCTTTCCTCTTGTGCGCCGGCTTCTTCTTGCTGGCCGCGCCTCGTTTCGTGCGCTGGCTGCGGCAGAACCGCTCGCCGTGGAACGAAATCGCGCGCGGCGTCGAGATGCGGCGGTTCGCCTCGATTGAAAAGGGCGGGGCGGCGAACATCGTTGCGTTTCGTGTCGCGGCGAATCGGGTTCACATCGTTGCGGGAAAGGCGACTGATGCCGCCGGTTGGCGCGTGCGCGGCAAGGCAATTGTCGCGATCAATGGCGCGTTTTTCGATAACGACGGCAAAAGCTTAGGTGTGCGAATTTGCGACGGTGCGTTGCGCACGAGGCTTTCTCCGGCGGGCGGTGGCGTATTTCAGGTGCGGCGCGGCCAAGCTGAAATTGTTCCGGCCAAAGGCTGGCAACGGCGGCGGCGCACGACGCAAGCGGTTCAATGTTCGCCGCGTCTGGTAGTCGGAGGCAAGTTGAAGACATTCAAAGAACAGTGGGCGCGGCGTACCGCGCTTGGTGTTGCCCGCGATGGGCGTGTGGTTATCGCCGTGGCCGATGGCGCGATTTCGTTTCAGGATTGGGCGAAAATCTGGCAGTCGCGCGACGGGCTGAATTGCCGCGATGCGCTGTCACTTGATGGTGGCGGTTCGACGCAGCTTTCGGTGAATAGTGCGCGTGCGAAACTGGAAGTCGGCGGCGCGACAGATGTGCCCGATGCTGTGATCATTCGCTAG
- a CDS encoding BsuPI-related putative proteinase inhibitor, with product MKKLFPLALLVCVAGCRVKGDLPPGVGASPRPLPPPVVVAPVEENGTAPTDTTPTGTVRPEETDNSKSSAGLKFTVAANRTAMRRGDTVLFTMTLRNEGKEEAKLVFNSGQDFDIRARRVGSQETAWSWSMNKMFTEALRNVSLAPTRSLVYTATWDGTAGGTRLPRGEYEIVAFTASRPQIESAPIKISID from the coding sequence ATGAAAAAATTATTCCCTCTCGCACTGTTGGTTTGTGTCGCCGGTTGTCGTGTCAAAGGCGATTTGCCGCCGGGCGTGGGCGCTTCGCCCCGGCCCCTTCCTCCGCCGGTCGTCGTTGCTCCGGTTGAAGAAAACGGCACCGCGCCAACCGACACCACGCCAACCGGTACGGTGCGACCTGAAGAAACCGATAATTCAAAGTCGTCGGCGGGCTTGAAATTCACCGTCGCCGCGAATCGCACAGCGATGCGTCGTGGCGATACGGTTCTTTTCACTATGACATTACGCAACGAAGGCAAAGAAGAAGCGAAATTGGTTTTTAATTCCGGTCAAGATTTTGACATCCGCGCGCGCCGCGTCGGCAGTCAGGAAACGGCGTGGAGTTGGTCGATGAATAAAATGTTTACAGAGGCATTGCGCAACGTTTCACTCGCGCCGACACGCAGCCTGGTTTACACCGCAACGTGGGATGGAACCGCTGGTGGAACGCGTTTGCCACGCGGCGAATACGAAATCGTTGCATTCACGGCCTCCAGGCCGCAAATCGAATCGGCTCCGATTAAAATCTCTATCGACTAA